The genomic DNA AGAACCATTTGAATTTTTGTAACGGTAAGAATTCatgtgtatgtttttttttatgcaactTGCAATATGATTTAATTTCGAAAATAAATCAACTAtactgattttattttttttaaatcaagtaTCTTCTGTGCGCGTAGCTGCAGAGACTAATCTCTCGAGCTGAGTAAGAGTTTTAACGTTGTTGCATGTGTAAGGTAGATTCTAGCCCTGGACTTTAGTCAAGTTAAAAGATATCTATGTCATCTCATGTATCATACTCGTCTATAATACATGTTAAAATAGTTCTTTTGAATCACCTAAGTGGTATGGTAAAATGTCCAACCATTTCACTCCCCGTTTTGATCTTTTTGattgtatgattttattttatttttttacctaaaTTTATGGTATTAGGTAGTATATTCATTTTGATGTTAGGTGAGCATGAAGTACCATATATACATTTCCATAACCATTTATTCAACTAATTAATTTTACTAACTTGTTGACCAGCTGCTACTGGTCTATTACAGTTTAGTAtagtaaaagaaaatgttaattttatgttaatttgttgTAGTCAGGTTCATTCTATTCTCATAATTTATtattgggtcttgttaaccaaTGTCCTTAGGGTACTAGTTAAGGattcaaatatagaaataatttataagttttatgtaaataaatttactttttaaactttcaatATGTCAAATACATTATTAGataaaatttcctttttaaacttcttaatatTTCCctttattattatatgaaaCATTGAGTAATTATATATTTGAAACCTTATagttttcctttgtttttctcGAAATAATATGGCTTGATTGACTAAAAAAAAGTTGCTTGCTTGGTACATAATCTTTAACACAAAATTAGAcatcaatattatatatttgtataGTAATTACCAACttttatgttactttttctcTAACCTTGggcatttttttctctctttaggTTCAACATGACTCATTCATATAGTGTTGATTTTCGTAAATGACACAGTTGATGCAACAATGGTTGATcacttaacaaaaaaacatcaacCTCAATCATATGTTTAGACCTTACACGAAACACTGGATTGGAAGCAACAACCTTTGCACTTAGATTCTCACACAACAAAATTTGCATGGTTTATTATTAATGGGTTGATATATCAGCTGTATTATTTAGACGAATAAAAACTAACATCATATTCCGACACTATATACGAATGAGTGTGGACATCAaatatgaggaaaaaaaatatcctATAAGAGAGAACAAAttatagaaaatttaaaaaccGTATAAAAATACAGGGTTGATGTCAGATTTTGTGTCAAAaaacatttgatgattttcattACAAGCATTGCCTAAAGCTCGTGCTTGTTTCTAATTACTGTTTAGATTTGATGATTTCAACCATAATATTACCACTCAATTTCATTGTAAGCCACAGGAAAGTAATTTATTAATTGAAAACAAAGGCTAAGATGTGTCTTTTGATAGTGTTGTACATGTACTATCTGTACTATAGTTGTCTCCAAGAAACACATGACACATTGTGACTTGTGAGTCTTTGTGCCTTTTGACCGTCTTGGttatatcaaaatttcatttgatTATAGGCGAGTGAATGCATGTCGTGTAACAAAATTCAATCACCTCTATTTTTTTGGTAAGATAAAccaaataacaataatcattcattccttcctttaaaaaaaataaaaataaatcataaatagagTAGTCTGGATTTGAACCTTGGTCCAGCGTACAACCTAACACTTTCttcatttatcttatttgatTGAATGTGTCGGATATTTTTGCAACAAATCTAAAATCTTATAAGCATcttttgaaattctttctttGAGGTCCAAAGAACTTTTGCATTATATTGTATATTGTACTTTGTGCAATTTATAGTGTTAAAGTTATAGTAATTTAGTATAGCATCTCGTTTCATACCTTTTCTAAACATCGAAAATGTCTTAATGTTGATTTGGAATCTTTCCATTCATGAACATCAACTTATTATTACTTGGACATCAAGGTTGTTTTCATAGGTCGACCCCATAAATTGTAATTGATTCCATTCATATGAAGTGAACAAGAACAATTCCTAGTACGGCTTGAGGGATTTTGAGACTAATTTGCGACATTAAGAGGTTTGTGTTGCTTGAACAGGCTTTATCCACATGATTGACGATTAAGGAACAATGCATTGAAATAGAGAATATAGAGCCAGAGACATTTTCCACCCAAGTTTTAGATCCATGAATTATCTTTGGTTTCTCTTGGTAGAAAAACTTTCTCCACTCTCcaacatgtttttttctttctttctttctaatacAAAGTTTTATTGAATAGGGTCCGGTGGTTAACCAGAGTCAATGTAGATCTTAATGTTCACAGAACATTTACAAATTACACAACAACGAAGTTCTAACTTTGAATGTGAGATTTGAAGTCACGTTCTTATCATATATGAATCAATTTCTTACAAACCGGAGCAATCTGCGTAGATCTTCAACATGATTTCATATATACACATTTTCTATGGTTAAATTCTCGTACATTTGGTACGTACCAACAAATTACGTTCATTTAAATATCTTGATGGttaacatatattaaatttcaCGTATACATTTCGTACTAGCTTGTATAAGTTCACTAGAacattttttatggttaaagaTTCACATACAGTTAAATACACACATACTATTGTATTTCAGTTGACGTAACAAGTTAGTTTTAGCCGCTTAAGTTCATGTGCATAGTGCATATAAAATATGACTAATGTTAAgctataaattttatttcatcgacgcttttggtaaataagattaaattattataattgttaatgatagaaaataattattttttcttcaaaaaacaatcaatttaattattaatttaatgtttgatgTACCAATACATTCAAAAtattgagtgtaccatagaatttgccaattAACATACACCGTATGAATTGAATTTGCCTAGTGTCTGTAGATTGCATGAACTGAATTTGCATACGTGTTAACACGAGTTTcaaatgtagaaaaaaaaaatagcaaacaGAGAAAAAGGTCACTTGTATGTAGTTAATGAAAGATATTAAATAGAATGTATATAAGGTAGGGGTTCTTGGGcattattgttaaataatttgttttaaaggGGTGTAACTAGGATGTTGCATGgtgtaattataaaaaatctTGTTTTTGTGATATTGGCCTATGGACGGTATTTCCTTAGATCAAGTCTTTCAAAAGCTTATAGAGCCCAATTTTTCAATATCTTTTAAAAGTGGCTCGATAAACATCTCAATTTCGCTTCCGATCGAGTTGTAACTTCCGATCAATTGTTTTTGCGTGTAAAATCCAACTAGATCGTAACTCCCGGTTGACTTTTTTCAGCTAAATGATGGATGGATGGTTAAAATATATTGCATAAACTATTgcaaatttatagttttttaaaagaaaatttaaaatagaggAGAAATTGACCAAATATATGCCACCTAACACTATTCACACTCCTATTTTTGTTAAGGTTCGTTTACAATACAAATAAGCATACATACCCTGTATTATTTGAAGTGAGTATACCCTGTTAATGTTAAGTACACGTATTCTTTTTTCTATCATAAATTATGTCACCTCATAATCACATTGGTACATTGGATCATCAGATTTTAACATAACCATGTCATctcataatataatatagttcATATGTAGATATAATTGGTAAAATTATGTTCTCACAAACATCCAAACCAAGAGTTCTGATTTCATTGGCCCCTTGATATATGCTTTTTCCTTTGTGGACATTCTATGTTTGATTATCAGTAGAGATGTTACAACTACAAGAAGGTTACATTTCCTCTTTCACCATATCATCTACATCTCTAAGTATTACATCTCAACCAAATCACCTTATCATAATACACAAACCATACTCCATAAATAACAAGCTAAAACTTATCAACCAAATCAGTAAAATCACAAACATCTTCTTACAATGGCTGCAGTGTTTTGGGCATTGGCTTTAGCAAGCCTATGCTACCCTCTAGCCTCAATCAATGCTCAATCACATGCAGCTGCACCATCCAATTtgccaattacaacttcaccgTTTGTAGCGAAACAACAACCTGTTGTGGCAGCAATTTCTCCTACTTCTAACAAACCCACAGCCACGGTCACGGCAGCTGCACCATCGAAGTTGCCAACCACAAATCCATCGGAACCATCAACACTGCCATTATACAAACAACAGCCTATTGTGGCTGCAACTCCTGCTAGtaatacaaacaaacaacaGCCTATTGTGGCAGCAACTCCTGCTAGTAATACAAACAAACAACCTGCAGCAACTTCTCCTACTTCTAACAAACCCATAACCACAGTCACGGCAGCTGCACCATCGAAGTTGCCAACAACGAATCCATCTGCACCTTCCACATTGCCCCTAGACAAACAAAAGCCTATTGTAGCAGCAACTCCTGCTAGTAGTACAAAGCAACCACCAGCAGCAACCTCTCCTATTTCTAACAAACCCTCGACCACGATCTCAGCAGCAGCACCATCCAAATTACCAACTATAATCCCTGCTGCACCTTCCAAGTTGCCAACGGCAGCTTCACCAACTTCTAGTACACCATCCGCTGCTAAAAAACCACCTATTGTCGTAGCAACTTCTCCCTTGTCTAGCAAACAACCAACCACCACTCAACCGCCTACAACTGCAAAATCATCCCCTGTAAAATCACCAGTTCCTAAAGTTACGTCTCCAGCATCTTCCCCTGTGAAGTCACCAGTCCCCAAAGTCGCGACCCCAACATCTGCTCCCGTGAAGTCACCAGTTCCAAAAGCTACGACTCCAACATCTGCTCCTGTGAAACCGCCAGTTCCAAAGGTTGCAACTCCAACGGTTGCACCGGCTAAACCACTGGTTCCCAAAGTTACAACTCCAACAGCTGCACCTGTGAAACCAATAGTTCCAAAAACTACAACTCCAACATCTGCTCCTTTGAAACCACCAGTTCCGAAAGCTCCCGCACCAAAACCTTCTCCTGTGAAACCACCAGTTCCAAAATCAAAACCTCCAACAACTGCTCCTGTCAAATCACCAGTTCCGGATCCTCCAAAACTCGCTCCTGTAAAGTTGCCAGTCCCAAAGGTTACACCGGCATTAAGCCCAAAAACCCCATCCCCTAAAATTCAACCACCACCACATCCACCCAAAAAAGCACCTGTTTCTCTACCACCATTATCTATACCACCTGTTTCACTTCCACCATTACCATTACCACCAGCTTCTAAACCACCAAAGGTATCCCCAGCACCTGCAAAGGTTCCAAAAGCACCAGCACCGGCCAAAGAAGCACCAGCACCAGCACCTACACACAAAAAGAAAGCACCAGCACCCGCACCAGACAAAGAAACACCGGCACCAGCACCTACACACAAAAAGAAGAAAGCACCAAAATCATCACCTGTTCCTTCCCCAGCAATTCTCCCACCATCACCTGCACCAACACCTGCAATAGACACACCATCATCAGCACCAGCACCATCGCCTGAAGATGATGCGCCAGAACCACCGCCACCCCACAAGCACAAGAGAAGAAAACACAAGCATAGTAAGCATAAGAAACATCACGCACTAGCTCTAGCACCAGAGCCTACAAGTTCAAGTTCAACAATCATTAGGAGGAGTCCCCCAGCACCACTGGCTGATGATAATACTACAATGAGTTCAGATGAAGGACCGTCACCAGCACCCAGTCCCAGTGCGGTAATATCTTTTTCCATTTTACTTTAAGTTACAATTCTATATTTACGGACCTCTTTGGTCTGGATCATGCCGCATTAACGAATTCATGCAATCTTTGTCATCTGATCTTTATCAGACAGATTGTA from Medicago truncatula cultivar Jemalong A17 chromosome 8, MtrunA17r5.0-ANR, whole genome shotgun sequence includes the following:
- the LOC25501502 gene encoding proline-rich extensin-like protein EPR1, which codes for MAAVFWALALASLCYPLASINAQSHAAAPSNLPITTSPFVAKQQPVVAAISPTSNKPTATVTAAAPSKLPTTNPSEPSTLPLYKQQPIVAATPASNTNKQQPIVAATPASNTNKQPAATSPTSNKPITTVTAAAPSKLPTTNPSAPSTLPLDKQKPIVAATPASSTKQPPAATSPISNKPSTTISAAAPSKLPTIIPAAPSKLPTAASPTSSTPSAAKKPPIVVATSPLSSKQPTTTQPPTTAKSSPVKSPVPKVTSPASSPVKSPVPKVATPTSAPVKSPVPKATTPTSAPVKPPVPKVATPTVAPAKPLVPKVTTPTAAPVKPIVPKTTTPTSAPLKPPVPKAPAPKPSPVKPPVPKSKPPTTAPVKSPVPDPPKLAPVKLPVPKVTPALSPKTPSPKIQPPPHPPKKAPVSLPPLSIPPVSLPPLPLPPASKPPKVSPAPAKVPKAPAPAKEAPAPAPTHKKKAPAPAPDKETPAPAPTHKKKKAPKSSPVPSPAILPPSPAPTPAIDTPSSAPAPSPEDDAPEPPPPHKHKRRKHKHSKHKKHHALALAPEPTSSSSTIIRRSPPAPLADDNTTMSSDEGPSPAPSPSANGAQSYQGQWRKMLATGGIAIAILLCVT